One window of Methylococcus sp. EFPC2 genomic DNA carries:
- a CDS encoding sensor histidine kinase, with protein sequence MNMDIYERIFEYTPDALLVVNEAGYITRANAQTEQMFGFNRDELIGRTIEILIPQRFATGHVGHRSGYQRGPRPRPMGAGFELFGRRKDDSEFPVDIMLSPVETEEGRQVLCAVRNVSDRNRADEARARLAAIVESAADAIIGKDLNGVILSWNPAAERLFGYRAEEVIGKHVTLLIPPEHADEESRILEHIRLGVRVEPYESVRLRKDGSIVDVWLTTSPVKDMRGNVIGASKIVRDISERKRVEQKILDSLREKEVLLQEIHHRVKNNLAVISSLFYLQATYTSDEPTIKILKESQDRVRSMALVHESLYGSQNLAAVDFAEYARRLSVQLVQSYSLPAGEIHLSTDMAPVRMSIDLAVPCGLILNELVTNAVKHAFPGSRGGRIDLALHCNEDGTGVLIVADDGIGLPPDLVVEKSPSLGLRLIRSLARQIDARFELLPAHPGTQARLTLRIDHDDKTH encoded by the coding sequence ATGAATATGGATATTTACGAGCGTATTTTCGAATACACGCCCGATGCTTTGCTCGTGGTTAACGAAGCGGGATACATCACCCGCGCGAACGCTCAGACCGAGCAGATGTTCGGCTTCAACCGGGATGAACTCATAGGGAGAACCATCGAGATCCTCATCCCCCAGCGTTTCGCCACCGGCCACGTCGGGCATCGCTCCGGTTATCAGCGCGGACCTCGTCCGCGACCAATGGGAGCGGGCTTCGAGTTGTTCGGCCGACGGAAGGACGACAGCGAGTTTCCCGTGGACATCATGCTCAGTCCCGTGGAAACGGAAGAGGGTCGGCAGGTTCTCTGCGCCGTGCGCAATGTCAGCGATCGCAATCGGGCGGACGAGGCGCGGGCCCGGCTCGCCGCCATCGTCGAATCGGCCGCCGATGCGATCATAGGCAAGGATCTGAACGGCGTGATCCTGAGTTGGAACCCCGCGGCCGAGCGTCTATTCGGCTATCGCGCCGAAGAAGTGATAGGCAAGCACGTCACCCTGTTGATACCACCCGAACACGCGGACGAAGAGTCGCGGATACTGGAACACATCCGCCTGGGCGTGCGGGTGGAGCCCTACGAGTCTGTACGCCTGCGCAAGGACGGCAGCATCGTCGACGTGTGGCTGACGACCTCGCCGGTCAAGGACATGCGGGGCAACGTGATCGGCGCTTCCAAGATCGTTCGCGACATCAGCGAGCGCAAGCGCGTCGAACAGAAAATTCTCGACTCGCTGAGGGAAAAAGAAGTCTTGCTTCAGGAGATACACCACCGGGTCAAGAACAATCTCGCGGTCATTTCCAGCCTGTTCTACCTGCAGGCGACCTATACCAGCGATGAACCGACCATCAAGATCCTCAAGGAAAGCCAGGACCGCGTGCGCTCCATGGCGCTGGTGCACGAATCCTTGTACGGATCGCAAAATCTGGCGGCGGTGGACTTCGCCGAATATGCGCGCCGGCTGAGTGTTCAGTTGGTCCAGAGTTACAGTCTGCCTGCCGGAGAGATTCATCTGAGCACAGACATGGCCCCGGTCCGGATGAGCATAGACCTGGCGGTTCCTTGCGGCCTGATCCTCAACGAACTGGTGACGAATGCGGTCAAACACGCGTTTCCGGGCAGTCGCGGCGGCCGGATCGACCTGGCATTGCACTGCAATGAGGACGGCACCGGCGTGCTGATCGTCGCCGACGACGGTATCGGTCTGCCCCCGGACCTGGTCGTGGAAAAGAGTCCCTCCCTGGGGTTGCGTCTGATCCGATCCTTGGCGCGGCAGATCGATGCGCGGTTCGAATTGCTGCCTGCACACCCCGGTACCCAAGCACGCCTGACCTTGCGGATCGACCATGACGACAAAACACACTGA
- a CDS encoding methyl-accepting chemotaxis protein has translation MTIPNLIFGKLFSSERLNESVRITEKLTRRDLDVPIDCEQQDQYTPLMRALEALRQSLVREQRMIAALDTVMPNVMIADADLNIVYMNRTGQKLMEECEADLRKVLPHFNARNLIGVNIDSFHKNPAHQRNLLGNLNAPYQTRIAVGARKFSLMAQPLRDDRGKRLGTVVEWSDRTVLDQAEHRTHLLETALETVNMSIMIADQDCNLVYLNPAARRLFKDMEPQLRSVYPNFASDRLLGSNIDLFHKNPAHQRNLLANLKGTHRSKISLASYTLEFTANPVIDDKGQRYGTVVEWSDRTPQEAFDNQIFKMFDGVMQGNLGVRMDVETIPPSGSVQRKTAEGVNTILDAVVNPLNVASSYVARIALGDIPPRITDEYQGDFDAIKNNLNTCIDAVNALVEDADMLSRAALAGHIQTRADVSRHQGDFRKIVEGVNATLATIVDPIIAVKEATDSINTAAQEIAAGNADLSQRTEEQASSLEETASSMEELSSTVKQNADNAKQANQMALAASEVAVKGGNVVQQVVGTMSSINESARKIVDIISVIDGIAFQTNILALNAAVEAARAGEQGRGFAVVAGEVRNLAQRSAAAAKEIKSLINDSVDKVDGGVKLVEEAGHRMDEIVVAVRRVTDIMADIAAASAEQSSGIEQVNQAITQMDDVTQQNAALVEQAAAAAESLEQQASSLAATIAHFHLENGTTHHPRLPSRKPLQAHALGHGRRSLPAKTMQAAISPPRHDGTDDWTEF, from the coding sequence ATGACCATCCCCAACCTGATATTCGGCAAACTGTTTTCCTCCGAGCGGCTCAACGAATCGGTGCGCATCACAGAAAAACTGACCCGGCGGGACCTCGACGTTCCCATCGACTGTGAACAGCAGGATCAATACACCCCGCTCATGCGCGCACTCGAAGCGCTGCGCCAGTCGCTGGTGCGGGAACAGCGCATGATCGCGGCCCTGGACACCGTGATGCCCAACGTCATGATCGCCGATGCCGATCTGAACATCGTCTACATGAATCGCACCGGACAAAAGCTGATGGAGGAGTGCGAAGCGGATTTGCGCAAAGTATTGCCGCACTTCAACGCCCGAAATCTGATTGGCGTCAATATCGACAGTTTCCACAAGAATCCGGCCCACCAAAGAAACCTGTTAGGCAATCTGAATGCACCCTATCAGACCCGCATTGCGGTGGGGGCGCGCAAATTCTCCCTCATGGCGCAACCGCTGCGCGACGACAGGGGTAAGCGCCTGGGCACGGTGGTGGAATGGAGCGACCGCACCGTCCTGGATCAAGCCGAACATCGTACCCATCTGCTGGAAACCGCACTGGAAACGGTCAACATGAGCATCATGATCGCCGATCAGGATTGCAATCTCGTTTATCTGAACCCGGCCGCCCGCCGACTGTTCAAGGATATGGAGCCACAGTTGCGATCCGTCTATCCGAATTTCGCGTCCGATCGCCTGCTCGGCAGCAACATCGACCTGTTCCACAAAAACCCTGCCCATCAGCGCAACCTCTTGGCCAATCTGAAGGGCACGCACCGAAGCAAAATATCCCTGGCCTCGTATACCCTGGAATTCACCGCCAATCCGGTCATCGATGATAAGGGGCAACGCTATGGCACCGTGGTGGAGTGGAGCGACCGTACCCCGCAGGAGGCTTTCGATAATCAAATCTTCAAGATGTTCGACGGGGTCATGCAGGGAAATTTGGGGGTACGCATGGACGTCGAAACCATCCCCCCGTCGGGGAGCGTCCAACGCAAGACCGCGGAAGGGGTCAATACGATACTGGATGCCGTGGTCAATCCGCTGAACGTGGCGTCATCCTATGTCGCGCGCATCGCCCTCGGCGACATCCCGCCCCGGATCACCGACGAGTACCAAGGCGACTTCGACGCCATCAAGAACAACTTGAACACCTGCATCGACGCGGTCAATGCCCTGGTCGAAGACGCCGACATGCTGTCTCGGGCGGCACTGGCAGGACACATCCAGACGCGCGCCGACGTGAGCAGGCACCAGGGCGATTTCCGCAAGATCGTGGAAGGCGTGAACGCCACCTTGGCGACCATCGTCGATCCCATCATCGCCGTCAAGGAGGCCACGGATTCCATCAACACGGCCGCCCAGGAAATCGCCGCCGGCAACGCCGACCTCTCGCAACGGACCGAAGAACAGGCCTCCAGTCTGGAGGAAACCGCCTCCAGCATGGAAGAATTATCATCCACCGTGAAACAGAACGCCGACAATGCCAAACAGGCGAATCAGATGGCGCTGGCGGCTTCCGAAGTGGCGGTCAAGGGCGGCAACGTGGTGCAACAAGTGGTCGGCACCATGTCCTCCATCAACGAGAGTGCGCGCAAGATCGTCGACATCATCAGCGTCATCGACGGCATCGCCTTCCAGACCAACATCCTGGCGCTCAACGCAGCGGTGGAGGCAGCGCGGGCCGGCGAGCAGGGCCGTGGCTTCGCGGTGGTGGCCGGTGAGGTACGCAACCTGGCGCAACGCTCGGCCGCCGCGGCCAAGGAAATCAAGTCCTTGATCAACGACTCCGTCGACAAGGTTGACGGTGGTGTCAAGCTGGTGGAAGAAGCCGGGCACCGGATGGACGAAATCGTGGTCGCCGTGCGTCGCGTAACCGACATCATGGCTGATATCGCCGCCGCTTCGGCGGAGCAGAGTTCCGGCATCGAGCAGGTCAACCAGGCGATCACTCAGATGGACGACGTCACCCAGCAAAACGCCGCATTGGTTGAGCAGGCTGCCGCCGCAGCCGAATCGCTGGAACAGCAGGCAAGTAGCCTGGCCGCCACCATCGCGCACTTTCATCTAGAGAACGGCACCACGCACCACCCTCGCCTACCCTCTCGCAAACCGCTTCAGGCGCATGCGCTCGGCCATGGTAGGCGGTCCCTTCCTGCCAAGACCATGCAAGCTGCGATCAGCCCTCCCCGTCATGATGGTACGGACGACTGGACAGAGTTTTAA
- a CDS encoding site-specific integrase produces the protein MAKPTPGLRKRGETWHIEKTIGGQRIFESTGETELDAAERYLARRIEQIRRITIYGERINYTFDQAAARYIEEEHKKSLDRDITTLTAIMPYIGALELSRIHSGSLDGFIKDRRRAGISAGTLTRDIAVVRRVLTLAARLWRDEQGRAWLDTVPLLPVPKGEKRKPRPISWSGQQAILKALPGYLSEMVLFALNTGMRDQEICGLRWDAECKVQGRDASVFIIEEDAAKNGHERIVPLNAVARAIVDSRRGKAGEFVFGYEGGKLGRMGGKAWSKGRKAVNLQGVRIHDLRHTFGMRLRAAGVSFEDRQDLLGHHAGRITTHYSKVEIANLIACVELLCEEKKKPELTLIRCA, from the coding sequence ATGGCAAAACCAACCCCCGGCCTTAGAAAAAGGGGCGAAACCTGGCACATTGAAAAAACAATCGGCGGTCAGCGCATTTTCGAGAGCACTGGAGAGACGGAACTTGACGCCGCCGAGCGCTACCTAGCGCGCCGCATCGAGCAGATACGCCGCATCACGATCTACGGCGAACGCATCAACTACACGTTCGACCAGGCGGCGGCGCGCTATATCGAAGAGGAGCACAAAAAAAGCCTGGACAGGGATATCACCACACTCACGGCAATCATGCCCTACATAGGGGCACTGGAGTTATCGCGCATCCACTCCGGGAGCCTCGACGGTTTCATCAAAGACCGTCGCCGGGCCGGCATCTCGGCGGGGACGCTCACGCGCGACATCGCCGTCGTTCGCCGGGTACTAACACTGGCGGCGCGGCTGTGGCGAGACGAACAAGGGCGCGCTTGGCTGGACACCGTGCCGTTGTTGCCCGTGCCCAAAGGCGAAAAACGAAAACCCAGGCCCATCAGCTGGTCGGGGCAGCAGGCCATCCTCAAGGCACTGCCGGGCTACCTCAGCGAAATGGTCTTGTTTGCGTTAAACACCGGCATGCGAGACCAGGAAATTTGCGGCCTACGGTGGGATGCCGAGTGCAAGGTACAGGGCCGCGACGCCAGCGTTTTCATCATCGAGGAGGACGCCGCCAAAAATGGGCACGAGCGTATCGTACCGCTCAATGCGGTCGCCCGGGCCATCGTAGACAGTCGGCGTGGGAAAGCGGGCGAGTTCGTTTTCGGCTACGAGGGCGGAAAACTCGGACGCATGGGCGGAAAAGCATGGAGCAAGGGACGCAAAGCGGTGAACCTGCAGGGTGTGCGTATCCACGATCTACGCCACACGTTTGGCATGCGTCTACGGGCGGCGGGCGTATCGTTCGAGGACCGACAGGATCTGCTCGGCCACCACGCCGGGCGCATCACCACGCACTACAGCAAGGTCGAAATCGCCAATCTGATAGCCTGCGTGGAATTGCTCTGCGAGGAAAAAAAGAAGCCGGAACTCACCCTGATTCGATGCGCCTGA